The Cheilinus undulatus linkage group 2, ASM1832078v1, whole genome shotgun sequence genome has a window encoding:
- the rwdd2b gene encoding RWD domain-containing protein 2B, which produces MSYLEWAECQLAEIELLTSMFPTQEELEITDQLAVAELRDYVEGSDSTDSPPPSRPQFLIKQKIERADVILSCAYPSEYPSVLPEITVRCSDLSRAQQTQLHADLNTYLLENCQGEVCVLSAVDWVKDNLQLFISKSLSAAPSKKEPASPQSGEVFSRLWIYSHHIYNKTKRKSILEWSKELDLSGFSMPGKPGIVCVEGPQSACEEFWSRVKVLTWKKIMIRHREDIPLDHQGEDSRTVQSIDSLRKFTGFEEAMFDPHGNRGNHMDLGQLYQFLNEKGCCDVFQMYFGIEGR; this is translated from the exons ATGTCTTACTTGGAATGGGCTGAGTGTCAGCTTGCAGAGATAGAGCTGCTGACGAGCATGTTTCCcacccaggaggagctggagatcACAGACCAGCTGGCAGTAGCTGAGCTCAGGGACTATGTGGAGGGTTCCGATTCAACAGACAGCCCTCCTCCCTCCAGACCGCAGTTCCTCATCAAACAGAAGATAGAGAGG GCTGATGTCATTCTGTCTTGTGCTTATCCATCTGAATATCCCAGTGTGCTACCCGAGATCACAGTAAG GTGCTCCGATCTGAGCAGAGCCCAGCAGACTCAGCTCCATGCAGATCTCAACACATACCTCTTGGAAAACTGCCAGGGGGAAGTGTGTGTGCTCTCTGCTGTGGACTGGGTGAAAGACAACCTGCAGCTCTTTATTAGTAAGAGTTTATCAGCAGCACCTTCTAAAAAAGAGCCTGCTTCTCCACAATCAGGGGAAGTGTTCAGCCGACTGTGGATTTACAGCCACCACATCTACAACAAGACCAAGAGAAAGAGCATCCTGGAGTGGTCCAAGGAGCTGGACCTTTCTGGATTTAGCATGCCTGGGAAGCCTGGCATTGTGTGCGTGGAAGGTCCTCAATCTGCCTGCGAGGAGTTCTGGTCCAG AGTGAAGGTTCTGACATGGAAGAAGATCATGATTCGACATAGAGAGGACATTCCCCTTGATCATCAGGGTGAGGACAGCAGAACTGTTCAAAGTATAGACTCCCTGCGCAAATTCACAGGCTTTGAAGAGGCAATGTTTGACCCCCATGGGAACCGAGGTAATCACATGGACCTTGGACAGCTGtaccagtttttaaatgaaaagggCTGTTGTGACGTCTTTCAGATGTATTTCGGCATTGAAGGGAGGTAG